The following are from one region of the Methanococcoides methylutens genome:
- a CDS encoding hydantoinase B/oxoprolinase family protein, producing the protein MSNGKKWHFWIDRGGTFTDVVAMRPDGRIITQKLLSEDPEHYEDAAIQGIRRTLGLSKDDELPTEKIECIKMGTTVGTNALLERKGEPSALVITKGFRDALRIGYQNRPEIFALDIKLPEVLYEQVIEVEERFNSVGEELIVPDEEKIRRDLEVVYTNGIRSLAVVLMHSYRYPDHELTIERIAKEIGFNSISLSHNVSPLIKIVGRGETTMVDTYLSPVLQRYVDRILSVLQAEGNNTKLLFMQSNGGLTDAMSFRGKDSILSGPAGGIVGAARVSEMAGFEKIIGFDMGGTSTDVAHYKGEYERSFENEVAGIHLYSPMMNIHTVAAGGGSILHFEEGRYQVGPDSAGSDPGPSCYRRGGPLTVTDCNVMLSRIHPEFFPNVFGESGKMQMDADVVRSHFSELASKISADTGEKTTPEQVAEGFLTVAVENMANAIKKISTQRGYDLKDYTLCCFGGAGAQHACLVADSLGMSRVFIHPHAGVLSAYGMGLADQRIILERSVEEELTDKAINEIRKLFEELENNGSAEMKEQGVPEENIILERKVHVKYGGTDTSLEIGFGKIETIVENFLETHKDQFGFVMEDRNLVISSISLEIIGLNEIPEENIINEVAEGECSHETTVEMYAYGEYHQTPVFIRKCLKPGHVVKGAALIIEDTTTIVVEPSWKAKITPQDHIVLTRTKPPAEHVAIGTDADPVMLEVFNNRFMSIAEQMGYRLQKTAHSVNIKERLDFSCAVFDNKGNLIANAPHIPVHLGSMEGSVKAMIRSTKGKMEAGNAYMLNSPYAGGTHLPDITAISPVFCGTEEVKFYLASRGHHADIGGLTPGSMPPKSRKIYEEGILIENFKLMDKGAFQEAETLKLLISNDHPSRNPQQNIADLKAQVAANEKGIQQLEKMVEKYSLETVSSYMQHVQDNAEEAVRKVIEVLHDGSFTYTLDDGSQICANITIDHEKRSACIDLTGTSPQQESNFNAPASICRAAVLYVFRTLVKENIPLNAGCMKPLKIIIPQECLLNPSYPAAVVAGNVETSQYIVDSLYASLGVMAASQGTMNNFTFGNHEYQYYETICGGSGAGDGFNGTDAVQTHMTNSRITDPEVLELRFPVLLEEFSIREGSGGKGRYNGGNGVVRKVRFLEKMKAAILSSHRKYPPFGMSGADGGKCGRNMVIRKSGECEEIEGTAQIDMYEDDVFVVETPGGGGFGKAE; encoded by the coding sequence ATGTCCAATGGTAAAAAATGGCATTTCTGGATCGACAGAGGCGGTACGTTCACTGATGTTGTCGCCATGAGACCGGATGGAAGGATCATTACACAAAAATTGCTCTCAGAAGACCCGGAGCACTATGAAGATGCAGCCATACAGGGCATACGCCGAACACTCGGGCTATCAAAGGATGATGAACTTCCCACAGAGAAGATAGAGTGCATCAAGATGGGAACCACCGTAGGAACGAATGCACTTCTAGAAAGGAAAGGCGAACCATCTGCACTTGTGATAACCAAAGGCTTCAGGGATGCACTGCGGATCGGTTACCAGAACCGTCCGGAGATCTTCGCACTGGACATCAAACTGCCTGAAGTTCTCTATGAGCAGGTGATCGAAGTGGAAGAAAGGTTCAATTCCGTAGGTGAAGAACTGATCGTGCCTGATGAAGAAAAGATCAGAAGGGATCTCGAAGTCGTCTATACTAACGGGATACGTTCGCTTGCAGTTGTGCTCATGCACTCATACAGATACCCTGACCATGAACTGACCATTGAGAGAATTGCAAAGGAAATCGGTTTTAACAGCATCTCCCTTTCCCACAACGTCAGTCCACTGATAAAGATCGTGGGTCGCGGGGAGACCACCATGGTCGATACTTACCTCTCGCCCGTCCTGCAGCGATATGTGGACAGGATACTTTCGGTCCTGCAGGCAGAGGGGAATAATACAAAATTGCTGTTCATGCAGTCCAATGGCGGACTGACCGATGCAATGTCCTTTAGGGGGAAGGACAGTATCCTTTCGGGACCTGCAGGAGGGATAGTTGGGGCTGCCAGAGTCTCGGAGATGGCAGGATTTGAAAAGATCATCGGTTTCGACATGGGAGGGACATCCACCGATGTTGCACATTACAAAGGAGAATATGAGCGTTCCTTTGAGAACGAGGTCGCGGGAATACACCTCTATTCACCAATGATGAACATCCATACAGTTGCAGCCGGAGGAGGTTCTATCCTGCATTTTGAGGAAGGAAGATATCAGGTTGGTCCTGATTCTGCAGGCTCCGATCCCGGGCCTTCCTGTTACAGACGCGGAGGTCCGCTGACAGTTACAGACTGCAATGTGATGCTATCCAGGATTCACCCCGAGTTCTTCCCCAATGTTTTCGGGGAATCCGGAAAAATGCAAATGGATGCTGATGTGGTACGCTCTCATTTTTCCGAACTGGCATCGAAAATATCTGCAGACACAGGAGAGAAGACAACACCTGAACAGGTTGCCGAAGGTTTCCTGACCGTTGCCGTGGAGAACATGGCAAATGCGATCAAGAAGATCTCAACGCAGAGGGGCTATGACCTGAAGGATTACACATTGTGCTGTTTCGGCGGTGCAGGTGCCCAGCATGCATGTCTTGTTGCAGATTCCCTAGGGATGTCACGTGTTTTCATACATCCCCATGCCGGAGTATTATCAGCGTATGGAATGGGGCTTGCAGACCAGAGGATAATCCTTGAGAGATCCGTGGAGGAAGAGCTTACTGATAAAGCGATCAATGAAATTCGAAAATTGTTCGAAGAACTGGAGAACAATGGCTCTGCTGAAATGAAAGAACAGGGAGTTCCGGAAGAAAATATTATCCTCGAACGTAAGGTCCATGTGAAATATGGGGGCACTGACACATCCCTTGAGATCGGCTTTGGAAAGATCGAAACGATCGTAGAAAACTTCCTTGAAACTCACAAAGATCAGTTCGGTTTTGTGATGGAAGACCGCAACCTTGTAATTTCCAGCATTTCACTGGAGATCATTGGACTAAATGAGATCCCGGAAGAGAACATCATTAACGAAGTAGCAGAAGGCGAATGTTCCCATGAAACAACCGTTGAGATGTACGCATACGGAGAATACCACCAGACACCGGTATTCATAAGAAAATGCCTGAAACCCGGGCATGTGGTGAAAGGGGCTGCACTCATTATTGAAGATACGACCACCATTGTTGTGGAGCCTTCATGGAAAGCAAAGATCACGCCGCAGGACCACATTGTACTAACTCGCACAAAACCACCGGCAGAACACGTTGCTATTGGCACTGATGCTGACCCTGTAATGCTAGAAGTTTTCAACAACCGCTTCATGTCCATTGCCGAGCAGATGGGGTACCGTTTACAAAAAACCGCACATTCGGTCAATATAAAGGAACGTCTGGACTTTTCCTGTGCTGTTTTCGACAACAAAGGAAACCTTATAGCAAACGCCCCCCACATCCCGGTTCACCTGGGATCAATGGAGGGATCGGTCAAGGCAATGATCCGATCCACTAAAGGAAAAATGGAAGCAGGTAATGCCTACATGCTCAATTCCCCATATGCCGGAGGCACCCATCTTCCGGATATTACTGCGATCTCACCTGTTTTTTGCGGAACAGAAGAAGTAAAATTCTATCTGGCATCCCGTGGCCATCATGCGGACATAGGAGGGTTGACACCCGGGTCCATGCCACCAAAGAGCAGGAAAATATACGAAGAGGGGATCCTGATAGAGAATTTCAAACTGATGGACAAGGGAGCATTCCAGGAAGCAGAGACCCTGAAACTATTGATATCGAACGACCACCCATCACGCAATCCTCAACAGAATATCGCAGACCTCAAAGCCCAGGTGGCTGCCAATGAGAAAGGGATACAACAGCTTGAGAAAATGGTGGAAAAATATTCACTCGAAACTGTCAGTTCCTATATGCAGCATGTACAGGACAATGCCGAAGAAGCTGTCAGAAAGGTGATTGAAGTACTGCATGACGGCAGTTTTACCTACACACTTGATGACGGCAGCCAGATATGTGCCAATATTACCATCGACCATGAGAAACGCTCTGCATGCATCGATCTTACCGGCACCTCGCCACAGCAGGAGAGTAACTTCAATGCACCTGCCTCAATTTGCAGGGCTGCTGTGCTCTATGTTTTCCGCACCCTCGTAAAAGAGAACATCCCGCTGAACGCAGGATGCATGAAACCACTTAAGATCATCATACCACAGGAGTGCCTTTTGAATCCATCATATCCTGCTGCAGTGGTGGCAGGAAATGTCGAGACCTCACAGTACATTGTCGATTCCCTCTATGCTTCATTAGGAGTAATGGCAGCATCACAGGGGACAATGAACAATTTCACCTTCGGTAACCACGAATACCAGTATTATGAGACCATCTGCGGAGGTTCGGGAGCAGGAGATGGCTTTAACGGGACCGATGCTGTGCAGACACATATGACCAACTCCCGAATTACCGACCCGGAAGTACTTGAACTGCGTTTCCCTGTACTACTTGAGGAGTTCTCCATAAGGGAAGGAAGCGGAGGAAAAGGTCGATACAATGGGGGCAACGGCGTGGTCCGCAAGGTACGCTTCCTTGAAAAAATGAAAGCAGCAATCCTTTCTTCACACAGGAAATACCCCCCTTTTGGGATGAGCGGTGCGGATGGAGGCAAATGCGGCAGGAACATGGTAATCAGAAAGAGCGGAGAATGCGAGGAGATCGAAGGGACTGCTCAGATCGATATGTATGAGGACGATGTCTTTGTGGTGGAGACACCTGGCGGCGGCGGGTTCGGGAAGGCTGAATGA
- a CDS encoding phosphatase PAP2 family protein has protein sequence MSFSSLEVQIVQMLNSYPALDPLMVFLSAMGEGTLWILIGSYLYLSGSKRKAVYFGLVILSVWITATVLKSWLTVPRPEDVRFVVEASGYSMPSIHSGMAFAAAMFLHSMAGRYSFLLWTGALIMAISRVFAGVHYPSDVMAGAVLGIIMGYLWIRIETLTTVYVQKRENMD, from the coding sequence ATGTCGTTCTCATCCCTGGAGGTCCAGATAGTTCAGATGCTGAACTCATATCCGGCACTGGATCCTCTTATGGTGTTCCTTTCTGCTATGGGTGAAGGTACTTTGTGGATACTAATAGGATCATATCTTTACCTTTCCGGCTCAAAGAGAAAAGCAGTGTATTTTGGTCTGGTGATATTATCTGTGTGGATTACTGCTACTGTTCTAAAATCCTGGCTAACGGTCCCAAGGCCTGAGGACGTACGGTTTGTTGTAGAAGCATCAGGATATTCAATGCCAAGTATTCACTCAGGCATGGCATTTGCAGCAGCAATGTTTCTGCACTCAATGGCAGGGAGGTACAGTTTCCTTTTGTGGACTGGTGCTCTAATTATGGCTATTAGCCGTGTGTTTGCAGGGGTCCATTATCCATCAGATGTGATGGCTGGTGCTGTTCTTGGTATTATAATGGGATACCTCTGGATAAGAATAGAGACTCTTACAACTGTATATGTACAAAAAAGAGAGAATATGGATTAA
- the purF gene encoding amidophosphoribosyltransferase, which translates to MKEECGVVGVLMHDADAQTKPASLQIYYALYALQHRGQESTGITVKCGKTVKSIKGMGLVPEVYAKEDLLKLKGNIGVGHVRYSTTGDSKIENCQPLMVNYKSGNVAIAHNGNLVNGHELRDELESEGRIFITNSDTEVIAHLLVKELLKHDPVQSIKAVMSRLKGSYSLALMIDDRLFAARDPLGFKPLCIGEISGGYVVASESVAIDTLNGKLTRDVKPGEVVEITDNGFESHQMFNEKNAAHCVFEYIYFARPDSIIDGQLVYKVREKIGRELAREHPVEADMVSPVPDSGITSAIGYSEESGIDYREGLMKNRYIGRTFILPGQAMRETAVRLKMNTISENLKDRKVILIDDSIVRGTTSRRIIEMVRNAGAKEIHARIGSPAIIAPCYLGIDMASRDELIAAKKPVEMVKDAIIADSLGYLSIDGLVKAIGIDRSELCLGCLTEIYPVEIPGEKCHRKQLKLNEFKNEN; encoded by the coding sequence ATGAAAGAAGAATGCGGCGTTGTCGGGGTGTTGATGCATGACGCTGATGCACAGACGAAACCCGCTTCACTTCAGATATACTATGCTCTCTATGCCTTACAGCATAGAGGACAGGAATCTACCGGAATTACGGTCAAATGCGGAAAGACCGTCAAGTCCATTAAAGGCATGGGTCTTGTCCCGGAAGTTTATGCCAAAGAGGATCTTCTGAAACTCAAAGGTAACATTGGTGTCGGCCATGTCCGATACTCAACTACCGGCGACTCAAAGATCGAGAACTGTCAGCCATTAATGGTCAATTACAAGAGTGGTAACGTTGCCATTGCACACAACGGCAATCTTGTGAACGGCCATGAACTTCGGGATGAACTTGAATCCGAAGGTCGAATCTTTATTACTAATTCTGATACAGAGGTCATAGCACACCTTCTTGTTAAGGAACTGCTAAAACATGATCCTGTGCAATCTATCAAAGCAGTGATGTCAAGACTTAAGGGATCATACTCCCTTGCCCTGATGATCGACGACAGGCTATTTGCTGCCCGTGACCCCCTGGGATTCAAACCATTATGCATAGGGGAGATAAGCGGCGGATATGTTGTTGCATCAGAGAGTGTGGCTATTGACACGCTCAACGGCAAACTTACAAGGGATGTAAAACCCGGCGAAGTTGTAGAGATCACAGACAATGGCTTTGAAAGCCACCAGATGTTCAACGAAAAGAACGCTGCACATTGTGTTTTTGAGTATATATATTTTGCAAGACCTGATTCCATTATTGACGGACAGCTTGTTTACAAGGTTCGTGAAAAGATCGGAAGGGAACTTGCACGCGAGCATCCTGTAGAAGCCGACATGGTATCCCCCGTACCCGACTCAGGAATCACATCCGCCATCGGATATTCCGAAGAGTCCGGCATCGACTATCGGGAAGGCCTGATGAAGAACCGATATATCGGACGCACATTCATCCTGCCCGGACAGGCAATGCGGGAAACAGCAGTACGTCTTAAGATGAACACTATTTCCGAGAACCTCAAGGACAGAAAGGTAATTCTTATCGATGACAGCATCGTACGTGGAACTACCTCACGCCGCATCATTGAAATGGTACGCAACGCCGGTGCAAAAGAGATACATGCAAGGATCGGAAGTCCTGCGATCATTGCCCCATGCTACCTTGGAATTGATATGGCCTCAAGGGACGAGCTTATAGCTGCAAAAAAACCAGTTGAAATGGTCAAAGATGCTATAATCGCAGATTCACTTGGATACCTGAGCATCGACGGTCTTGTCAAGGCGATCGGTATTGACAGGAGTGAACTCTGCCTTGGATGCCTCACTGAAATTTACCCGGTAGAGATCCCCGGTGAAAAGTGCCACCGCAAGCAACTCAAACTTAATGAATTCAAGAACGAGAATTAA
- a CDS encoding 50S ribosomal protein L37e, translated as MSKGTPSMGKRQKRTHAKCRRCGSVSLNIHTKQCTSCGFGKTSRMRSYQWQRKCKY; from the coding sequence ATGTCAAAAGGTACTCCATCAATGGGTAAGAGGCAAAAACGCACACATGCTAAATGCAGACGCTGTGGAAGCGTTTCACTCAACATCCATACAAAACAGTGCACATCATGCGGTTTCGGAAAAACATCACGCATGAGAAGCTACCAGTGGCAGAGAAAGTGCAAATACTAA
- a CDS encoding LSm family protein: MGNRPLDILNDALNTSVIVRLKGTREFRGVLQGYDVHMNLVLEEAEELSDGEVVRKIGGVVIRGDNVVYVSP, translated from the coding sequence ATGGGAAACAGACCTCTGGATATATTGAACGATGCTTTGAACACATCTGTCATTGTCAGGCTAAAAGGCACAAGAGAATTTAGAGGTGTACTTCAGGGATATGACGTACACATGAACCTTGTACTTGAAGAGGCAGAAGAATTAAGTGACGGCGAAGTAGTACGCAAGATCGGTGGCGTTGTTATCAGAGGAGATAACGTTGTCTACGTGTCTCCGTAA
- the thiD gene encoding bifunctional hydroxymethylpyrimidine kinase/phosphomethylpyrimidine kinase yields the protein MIMEGKNMDEMDVTPVVLTIAGSDSGGGAGIEADIKTFGSLNVHGTCAITSVTSQNTTGVKGAYDLPPSVVSDQIEAVCTDMDVRWAKSGMLSSADIVRSVAKSVKEYGLHIIVDPVMAAEAGGDLLKEDAVSVLKEDLLPLSYAITPNIGEAQVLSGITINSREDAKEAAKAIAALGVNNVVITGGHSDAVDLVYESESDLFAEVPGRFIEGGTHGSGCTYSSALTAYLARGYSIVDAAIAAKEFVEYSILLSKNIGKGVSPVNQMGYLQMMATKDNVLNNTEKAVRMLEDSPNFSRLVAEVGCNIAMALPHARKVSDVAAVNGRIVRLQGRPKVVGCVSFGASSHVARIVLAAMEFDPEIRASVNISYSGNVLAVCEDMGLTMSSFSRAEEPEHTHTMDWGVTYAIDSYGRVPAIISDAGGMGKEPMVRVLGRDAIEVASIALEIADRLAVLEA from the coding sequence ATGATAATGGAAGGTAAGAACATGGATGAGATGGATGTAACTCCCGTAGTATTGACCATCGCCGGGTCTGATTCCGGTGGTGGGGCAGGTATAGAGGCCGACATCAAGACATTTGGGTCACTTAATGTGCACGGGACATGTGCCATAACCTCAGTAACGTCACAGAACACCACAGGCGTGAAGGGTGCATATGATCTTCCTCCTTCAGTGGTATCTGATCAGATCGAAGCTGTATGCACTGATATGGACGTCAGGTGGGCAAAGTCAGGCATGCTCTCATCCGCTGACATTGTCAGGTCAGTGGCAAAAAGTGTGAAAGAATATGGTCTTCATATCATCGTGGACCCTGTAATGGCCGCAGAGGCTGGCGGGGATCTTCTGAAGGAAGATGCCGTTTCCGTCCTGAAAGAAGATCTGCTGCCCCTTAGCTATGCCATAACTCCCAACATCGGTGAGGCACAGGTCCTTTCCGGCATCACCATAAATTCACGTGAGGATGCAAAAGAAGCGGCAAAGGCCATCGCTGCTCTCGGGGTAAATAATGTAGTGATCACAGGAGGGCATTCTGATGCAGTGGACCTGGTCTACGAATCTGAAAGTGATCTTTTTGCAGAGGTGCCCGGAAGGTTCATTGAAGGTGGTACCCATGGCTCAGGATGCACTTACTCCTCAGCACTTACGGCTTATCTCGCAAGAGGCTACTCTATTGTAGATGCTGCCATAGCTGCAAAGGAATTCGTTGAATACAGCATCCTTCTGAGCAAAAATATCGGTAAGGGTGTATCACCTGTGAATCAGATGGGCTATCTTCAGATGATGGCAACAAAGGATAATGTGCTAAATAATACCGAAAAAGCAGTTAGGATGCTTGAGGACAGTCCCAATTTCTCCAGGCTTGTCGCAGAAGTGGGTTGTAACATAGCAATGGCCCTGCCGCACGCAAGGAAGGTATCTGATGTTGCTGCTGTCAATGGCAGGATCGTCAGGCTTCAGGGCAGGCCAAAGGTGGTGGGTTGTGTCAGCTTTGGTGCAAGCAGCCATGTTGCAAGGATAGTTCTTGCAGCAATGGAGTTCGATCCGGAGATCCGTGCATCGGTCAACATAAGTTATTCAGGGAACGTGCTTGCTGTCTGTGAGGATATGGGACTTACAATGTCCTCTTTTAGTCGTGCAGAAGAGCCGGAACACACCCATACCATGGATTGGGGTGTGACCTATGCAATCGATTCCTATGGCAGGGTTCCCGCCATTATCTCTGATGCGGGCGGTATGGGAAAAGAACCAATGGTCCGTGTTCTGGGAAGGGATGCAATAGAAGTTGCAAGTATCGCCCTGGAAATCGCAGACCGTCTTGCAGTTCTGGAGGCTTAA
- a CDS encoding universal stress protein: MVNKEYNRILIATDGSENAEKAARSGVKIAALSGAKVLALYVVEMETAGVTPEAVHRDYVASMKMAVTEHMTREQWHEFARVADEMWKTERHKHLEEKGNAVTSYVEDLCKELGAEFEPRVEEGHPANVILDVAEKENVDLLVIGTLGKTADGRFRLGSVAEKVIRNSPTELLVVR; this comes from the coding sequence ATGGTTAATAAAGAGTACAACAGGATATTGATAGCTACCGACGGTTCTGAGAATGCAGAGAAAGCTGCAAGGTCAGGAGTGAAGATAGCAGCTTTGAGCGGTGCTAAGGTACTTGCACTTTATGTTGTTGAGATGGAGACCGCAGGCGTTACTCCTGAAGCCGTCCACAGGGACTACGTCGCATCAATGAAAATGGCGGTCACCGAACACATGACCAGGGAACAGTGGCATGAATTTGCCCGGGTGGCAGATGAGATGTGGAAGACCGAAAGGCACAAGCACCTCGAAGAGAAAGGCAATGCTGTTACATCCTATGTAGAAGACCTTTGCAAAGAGCTTGGCGCAGAGTTCGAACCACGCGTAGAGGAGGGACATCCTGCAAACGTTATTCTTGATGTTGCAGAGAAAGAGAACGTGGACCTTTTGGTCATCGGGACACTTGGAAAGACCGCGGACGGCAGGTTCAGGCTTGGAAGTGTTGCGGAAAAGGTGATAAGGAATTCACCGACAGAACTTCTGGTCGTCAGGTAA
- a CDS encoding valine--tRNA ligase, protein MAIPKEYDSNEIEVKWQDTWDMSMYHFDWKDESRPQYIIDTPPPYPTGNFHIGNSLNWCYIDFVARYKRMQGFNVMFPQGWDCHGLPTEVKVEEIHGITKNQIPRTEFRKLCEEMTVGNIEKMRATMLRLGFSTDWSNEFITMDPDYYVKTQRSFVKMKEMGRLYQSEHPVNWCPRCETAIAFAEVEYDARDTKLNFLHFDKLEIATTRPELLAACVAVAINPDDERYNENIGQTVKVPLFGHDVKVIGDKDVDPAFGTGVVMICTFGDKQDVRWWVEHDLPLRKAIDKNGLITEIAGKYAGMTIPECKAAIIEDLKKEGYLYDQKTLDQNVGMCWRCKTPIEILSERQWFVKIDNEDILKTADEIEWLPEYMKVRLLNWTGTMEWDWCISRQRIFATPIPVWYCKKCGEVMVAEEEWLPMDPTQEQPPVACKCGSTDFEAEEDVLDTWMDSSLTALHVAGWLSDKEMRNPTQLRPQGHDIIRTWAFYSILRSKALTGERPWDSILVNGMVLGEDGHKMSKSLGNIISPEEVIAKYSADSFRQWAAVGGSTGSDVMFRWKDVVSASRFFTKMWSIYRFSMSHLEENLSDIVNTKPEDLAIIDKWLLSNLNKLIVSVTESLDAYQFDEAYKSIRGFAWEILADNYIELVKSRLYGDDENARKAAQYTLYQAIDALSRMLAPFAPFFAEEMYSRIGEGSVHAQAWPEVDESLISESIEKDGELIKEIASNVRRYKSESGMALNAPLEKIEVYGTLGDASDLIGVTNSTVEIIEGEPDFEHVPVNIKPNMGIIGPKFRKQAGAIIKTLTSMDPVEVADIASKGNINITVDGEDIELEPESVVIEKEVISAGRAVDVLDVNGTVVVIVR, encoded by the coding sequence ATGGCGATTCCTAAAGAATACGATTCTAATGAAATTGAAGTAAAATGGCAGGACACCTGGGATATGTCTATGTATCATTTTGACTGGAAGGATGAAAGCCGTCCACAGTACATAATAGATACACCACCACCATACCCTACAGGAAATTTCCACATCGGGAATTCACTCAACTGGTGTTACATCGATTTCGTTGCACGATATAAGAGAATGCAGGGATTCAATGTAATGTTCCCACAGGGTTGGGACTGTCACGGCCTACCTACCGAAGTAAAGGTAGAGGAGATCCACGGCATTACCAAGAACCAGATACCACGTACTGAGTTCAGAAAACTATGCGAGGAGATGACAGTCGGCAACATCGAGAAGATGCGCGCCACAATGCTTCGCCTCGGATTCTCCACTGACTGGAGCAATGAGTTCATCACAATGGACCCTGACTACTATGTCAAAACCCAGAGATCCTTTGTCAAGATGAAGGAAATGGGACGCTTATACCAATCAGAGCACCCTGTGAACTGGTGTCCAAGATGTGAAACAGCTATTGCTTTTGCTGAAGTCGAATACGATGCAAGGGACACAAAACTGAACTTCCTGCACTTCGACAAACTGGAGATAGCAACCACAAGACCTGAACTGCTTGCAGCATGTGTTGCAGTTGCCATCAATCCTGATGACGAAAGATACAATGAGAATATCGGACAGACCGTGAAAGTACCATTGTTCGGCCACGATGTAAAGGTCATCGGGGACAAGGATGTAGATCCGGCATTTGGTACAGGTGTTGTCATGATCTGTACCTTTGGTGACAAGCAGGATGTCAGATGGTGGGTAGAGCATGACCTTCCACTGAGGAAAGCCATTGACAAGAACGGTCTCATAACAGAGATCGCAGGCAAGTATGCAGGTATGACAATTCCTGAATGCAAGGCAGCGATCATTGAAGACCTCAAAAAGGAAGGATACCTCTATGACCAGAAAACACTCGACCAGAATGTCGGTATGTGCTGGAGATGCAAGACCCCTATTGAGATCCTTTCCGAGCGCCAGTGGTTCGTAAAGATCGACAATGAGGATATACTCAAAACCGCCGATGAGATCGAGTGGCTGCCTGAGTATATGAAGGTCAGGCTCCTGAACTGGACAGGGACCATGGAATGGGACTGGTGTATCTCACGCCAGAGGATATTTGCAACACCAATACCTGTCTGGTACTGTAAGAAATGTGGAGAGGTCATGGTGGCAGAAGAAGAATGGTTACCAATGGACCCTACACAGGAACAGCCACCTGTAGCATGTAAATGTGGTTCCACTGACTTCGAAGCAGAAGAAGATGTACTTGACACCTGGATGGACTCTTCCCTCACAGCCCTGCACGTAGCAGGCTGGTTAAGCGACAAGGAGATGAGAAACCCAACACAGCTGCGTCCACAGGGACACGACATCATACGCACATGGGCATTCTACAGCATCCTGCGCTCAAAGGCACTGACAGGCGAGAGACCCTGGGATTCCATACTTGTCAACGGAATGGTACTTGGAGAAGATGGTCACAAGATGAGCAAGTCACTTGGAAACATCATCTCACCGGAAGAAGTAATTGCAAAGTACAGTGCTGATTCATTCAGGCAATGGGCTGCCGTGGGTGGTTCCACCGGATCAGATGTAATGTTCAGGTGGAAGGATGTCGTATCAGCATCACGATTCTTTACAAAGATGTGGAGCATCTACCGGTTCTCTATGTCACACCTTGAGGAGAACCTTTCCGACATCGTGAACACTAAACCTGAAGACCTTGCGATCATTGACAAATGGCTTCTGAGCAACCTCAACAAGCTTATCGTGTCAGTAACCGAAAGTCTTGATGCATATCAGTTCGATGAGGCTTACAAGTCCATCAGGGGATTTGCATGGGAGATCCTTGCAGACAACTATATTGAGCTTGTCAAATCCAGACTATACGGAGATGACGAAAATGCCCGTAAAGCTGCACAATACACGCTTTACCAGGCTATCGATGCTCTCTCACGCATGCTTGCACCTTTCGCACCATTCTTTGCTGAAGAGATGTACTCAAGGATTGGAGAAGGAAGCGTACACGCACAGGCCTGGCCGGAAGTTGATGAGTCACTCATCAGTGAATCCATAGAGAAGGACGGAGAGCTCATCAAGGAGATTGCAAGCAATGTCAGAAGGTACAAGTCCGAGTCAGGCATGGCACTAAATGCCCCTCTTGAGAAAATAGAGGTATACGGCACACTTGGAGACGCCTCCGACCTCATAGGCGTGACGAACTCAACCGTAGAGATCATCGAAGGCGAACCTGACTTTGAGCATGTTCCTGTGAACATCAAGCCGAACATGGGAATCATTGGTCCAAAATTCAGGAAGCAGGCAGGAGCAATCATCAAGACCCTCACATCAATGGATCCTGTGGAAGTTGCCGATATCGCTTCAAAGGGCAACATCAACATAACAGTTGATGGTGAGGACATTGAACTTGAGCCTGAAAGTGTTGTAATTGAGAAAGAGGTAATCTCTGCCGGCAGGGCTGTGGATGTTCTTGATGTCAATGGTACTGTCGTAGTGATAGTCCGCTGA